Proteins encoded within one genomic window of Halocatena marina:
- a CDS encoding OB-fold nucleic acid binding domain-containing protein, which yields MSEQIVTGNSLEDQIGNLHKEDVVLDFAGKRPDQLIVGCYYRGTVDGYADFGVFVNLGEHVTGLLHRSELPTRLESLDWDIGDSVYAQVKNVRDNGNVDLGWSLRRAESEFRGNFVHDPEGTLDPKDLDDSTETAKLQSKPESESESESESETDDRAMADASVDSRADSVQEAHASEAIVKTEQEQEQGPEPDVERKRAQSSSADLKRAEIEALEENVGNVVRLEGIVTDARQTSGPTVFSLQDETGTVDCAAFEGAGVRAYPGVDAGDYVCIDGEVRERRGELQIETEQLVVLEDEAAATVSDRMEDAIMAEAAVDTVEPLVPDPAVEAVLDTVREAATAIRRAVIESRPIVVRHEATVDGYLAGAAIERAVLPLIKNEQTSADAVYHHFDRRPLDGAYDMDDATNDVTSLLAAHDRHQQKHPLFVFAATGSTRDSLDGFELLRIYDADAIVVDGETGDAAVADAVRTIANPELAGSDAETSSTAIATAIAAHVNTDVRDDLGHLPAASFWENTPDVYADLADERGYNAEETKNLREAIALEAYYQSYDGKRELVSDLLFADDTSGLREKVSEQFREKLAREVETAEENLDRRSEGGVAFAVLDTNSFTHRFDFPSTELLLDEVHRRNRDGTFVTLGVGEDEITIRSTTPVDISDVVQQLEDAVPNAGVTARDGHGRIEFVVGERKRVLEAAIDAIANAV from the coding sequence ATGAGCGAGCAGATCGTCACCGGTAACTCCCTGGAGGACCAGATCGGTAACCTCCACAAGGAGGATGTCGTTCTCGATTTCGCCGGGAAGCGGCCTGATCAACTTATTGTTGGTTGCTACTATCGCGGTACTGTTGATGGCTACGCCGATTTCGGTGTATTCGTGAATCTCGGAGAGCACGTAACTGGTCTCCTCCATCGGAGTGAACTTCCGACTCGGCTCGAAAGTCTCGACTGGGATATCGGCGACAGTGTTTACGCGCAGGTGAAAAACGTCCGTGACAACGGAAATGTCGATCTCGGTTGGTCACTCCGCCGCGCGGAGTCCGAGTTCCGTGGGAACTTCGTCCACGATCCGGAAGGAACACTCGATCCCAAAGATCTCGATGACTCCACAGAGACAGCGAAACTACAATCAAAGCCAGAATCAGAATCAGAATCAGAATCAGAATCGGAGACCGACGACCGTGCAATGGCTGATGCATCAGTTGATTCACGAGCTGATTCGGTTCAAGAAGCACACGCATCAGAAGCGATCGTCAAAACGGAGCAAGAACAAGAACAGGGACCGGAACCTGACGTAGAGCGGAAACGAGCGCAGAGTTCATCAGCTGATCTCAAGCGCGCAGAGATTGAAGCCCTCGAAGAGAACGTTGGCAACGTCGTTCGTCTCGAAGGGATCGTCACGGACGCTCGACAGACCAGCGGTCCAACTGTCTTCTCATTGCAAGACGAGACGGGAACTGTCGACTGTGCGGCGTTCGAGGGTGCTGGAGTCCGCGCTTACCCCGGGGTCGACGCGGGCGATTACGTTTGTATCGATGGTGAAGTGCGCGAGCGGCGTGGTGAGCTACAGATCGAGACCGAGCAACTCGTTGTTCTTGAGGACGAGGCAGCCGCTACGGTATCCGACCGGATGGAAGATGCTATCATGGCCGAAGCAGCGGTCGACACCGTCGAACCGCTCGTTCCGGATCCGGCTGTCGAAGCGGTGCTCGATACAGTCCGTGAAGCCGCAACGGCCATCCGACGGGCTGTCATCGAATCCCGTCCGATCGTCGTCCGCCACGAGGCGACTGTCGACGGCTATCTCGCCGGTGCAGCGATCGAGCGTGCGGTATTACCGCTCATCAAAAATGAACAGACATCGGCTGATGCGGTCTATCACCACTTCGATCGGCGGCCACTCGACGGTGCGTACGACATGGACGATGCAACCAACGACGTCACCTCGTTGCTCGCTGCCCACGACCGCCACCAGCAGAAACACCCCCTATTCGTTTTCGCTGCAACTGGGAGCACTCGTGACTCTCTCGATGGGTTCGAGTTGCTTCGGATCTACGACGCCGACGCGATCGTCGTCGACGGCGAAACTGGTGATGCGGCCGTCGCTGATGCGGTTCGTACCATCGCGAATCCGGAGTTGGCTGGGAGTGATGCCGAGACAAGTTCCACTGCAATTGCAACAGCTATCGCTGCACACGTCAATACTGATGTACGAGACGATCTCGGACATTTACCCGCAGCGAGTTTCTGGGAGAACACACCGGATGTGTACGCCGATCTCGCGGACGAACGAGGCTACAACGCAGAGGAGACGAAGAACCTCCGTGAAGCCATAGCACTCGAAGCGTACTACCAGTCCTACGATGGCAAACGGGAACTCGTCTCAGATCTCCTGTTCGCAGACGATACGTCGGGGCTTAGAGAGAAGGTGAGCGAACAGTTCCGAGAAAAACTCGCACGCGAAGTGGAGACAGCCGAGGAGAATCTCGATCGTCGCTCCGAGGGCGGTGTTGCCTTTGCGGTTCTCGATACCAACTCATTCACCCACAGGTTCGACTTCCCGTCGACTGAACTCCTCCTCGATGAAGTCCACCGTCGTAACCGCGATGGCACGTTTGTCACGCTCGGCGTCGGTGAAGACGAAATCACCATTCGGAGTACCACCCCCGTCGATATCTCTGATGTCGTCCAACAACTCGAAGACGCTGTTCCGAACGCCGGCGTCACCGCCCGCGACGGACACGGCCGGATTGAGTTCGTCGTCGGTGAACGCAAACGTGTCCTCGAAGCCGCGATCGACGCCATCGCAAACGCGGTCTAA
- the rqcH gene encoding ribosome rescue protein RqcH, whose translation MDRKRELSSIDLSALTTELQSFEGAKVDKAYLYDDSLVRLRMRDFDRGRVELLIEVGDPKRIHVADPANVSDAPGRPPHFAMMLRNRISGADFAGVEQYEFDRIVTLRFERPDGDTLVVAELFGDGNVAVCNAEHEILGCLETIRLSSRTVAPGARYEYPQSRFDPLDATKDQFMRQMDESDTDIVRTLATQLNLGGFWAEELCTRAGIEKTKSIEDADEAEYHDLFRVVDDLRETLSSGRFDPHVYYEDGDPIDATPVPLSEREGQECEQFDSFNMALDAYFAQLEEAGEETAAHEEPERPDFEGEIEKFERIVEQQQGAIESFEADANQERRKAELLYERYDLVDEVLTAVQHARSEDRSWDEIEERFEAGAERDIPAANAIEDVDGTDATVTLDLGELSVTVDTTINIEKNADQLYKEAKRIEEKREGALEAIEDTREQLEAVKQRRESWGTDDGPNVQKESDETESIDWLSRSSIPIRRDEQWYERFRWFHTSDGFLVIGGRNADQNEELVKKYMERGDLFFHAQAHGAPVTILKATGPSEAARDVDIPEQSREEAAQFAVSYSSVWKDGHYSGDVYMAEPDQVSKTPESGEFIEKGSFVIRGERTYYNDTAVGISVGITCEPQTRVIGGPPSAIESRAVTKIDLEPGRYAQNDIAKRLYRQFGDRFEDQSFLRKVASPDQIQECCPTGGSRIVE comes from the coding sequence ATGGATAGGAAGCGCGAGTTGAGCAGTATCGACCTCAGTGCGCTCACCACGGAGCTACAGTCCTTTGAGGGCGCTAAGGTCGATAAGGCCTATCTCTACGACGATTCGTTGGTGCGGCTTCGGATGCGTGATTTCGATCGCGGTCGCGTCGAGCTGTTGATCGAGGTTGGCGACCCAAAGCGGATACACGTCGCTGACCCAGCGAACGTCTCCGATGCACCAGGGCGTCCGCCACACTTTGCGATGATGCTCCGGAACCGTATTTCTGGTGCGGATTTTGCGGGCGTCGAACAGTACGAATTCGACCGCATCGTAACGCTCCGGTTCGAGCGTCCAGATGGCGACACCCTCGTTGTCGCCGAACTGTTCGGGGATGGTAACGTTGCTGTCTGCAACGCAGAGCACGAGATCCTCGGCTGTTTGGAGACGATTCGACTTTCCTCTCGGACCGTCGCGCCTGGTGCCCGCTATGAGTATCCCCAATCGCGGTTCGATCCGTTGGATGCGACCAAAGACCAGTTCATGCGGCAGATGGATGAGTCTGATACCGACATCGTGCGAACGCTCGCAACACAACTCAACCTCGGTGGATTCTGGGCGGAAGAGCTGTGTACGCGCGCAGGGATCGAGAAAACGAAATCGATTGAGGACGCAGACGAAGCGGAGTATCACGACCTCTTTCGCGTTGTCGACGATCTCCGAGAGACCCTTTCTTCGGGCCGGTTCGATCCACACGTCTACTACGAGGACGGTGATCCAATCGATGCGACGCCAGTCCCGCTCTCAGAGCGTGAGGGCCAAGAGTGCGAGCAGTTCGACTCGTTCAACATGGCGCTCGATGCGTATTTCGCCCAGCTCGAGGAAGCGGGAGAAGAGACAGCCGCACACGAGGAACCTGAACGCCCCGACTTCGAAGGTGAGATCGAGAAGTTCGAACGGATCGTCGAACAACAACAGGGTGCGATCGAGAGCTTCGAAGCGGACGCCAACCAGGAACGTCGGAAAGCTGAACTGCTGTATGAGCGCTACGATCTCGTAGACGAGGTACTCACGGCAGTCCAACACGCCCGGAGTGAGGATCGATCGTGGGACGAGATTGAAGAACGATTCGAAGCGGGAGCCGAACGGGATATTCCCGCCGCGAATGCTATCGAGGACGTAGACGGGACAGACGCAACAGTGACACTTGATCTCGGTGAGCTGTCCGTTACCGTCGATACGACAATCAATATCGAGAAGAACGCGGATCAGCTCTACAAGGAAGCAAAACGGATCGAGGAGAAACGAGAAGGCGCGCTGGAGGCGATCGAAGACACACGCGAGCAACTCGAAGCGGTCAAACAGCGCCGTGAATCGTGGGGGACGGATGACGGGCCCAACGTCCAAAAAGAATCAGACGAGACTGAATCGATCGATTGGCTCTCTCGGTCATCGATCCCGATCCGGCGCGACGAGCAGTGGTACGAGCGTTTCCGTTGGTTCCACACGAGCGATGGATTTCTCGTCATCGGTGGTCGAAACGCCGATCAGAACGAAGAATTAGTCAAGAAATACATGGAACGCGGCGATCTCTTCTTTCACGCGCAGGCCCACGGCGCGCCCGTGACAATCCTGAAAGCGACTGGGCCGAGCGAGGCAGCACGGGATGTCGACATCCCCGAACAGAGCCGAGAAGAAGCCGCCCAGTTCGCCGTTTCCTACTCCTCCGTCTGGAAAGATGGGCACTACAGCGGTGATGTGTATATGGCAGAGCCCGATCAGGTGTCGAAAACACCAGAAAGTGGTGAGTTCATCGAAAAAGGATCATTCGTTATCAGAGGAGAGCGGACCTACTACAACGACACCGCTGTCGGCATCTCTGTTGGTATCACCTGCGAACCACAGACGCGTGTCATCGGCGGGCCCCCGTCTGCTATTGAATCCAGAGCTGTGACGAAGATCGATCTGGAACCCGGACGGTATGCCCAAAACGACATCGCAAAGCGCCTCTATCGACAGTTCGGCGATCGATTCGAAGATCAGTCTTTCCTCAGAAAAGTAGCAAGCCCCGATCAGATACAGGAGTGTTGTCCCACTGGTGGGAGTAGAATTGTTGAGTAA
- a CDS encoding YIP1 family protein gives MTTWIESPGGGRQRGLLGLVRAWITVIVRPRRFFRDNIAAGDQAPGLVFAIAVTLIHTATRFAFASPSETRSVPVLALILLLVALLVTPVALHLVAALETALLIPLAKSRGGVSQTVQVIAYAVAPCALSGVSLRTLCVLPDTALCSLSGVIVPVLWLTTAVYGAALLVIGTVVVHDTSVPRAVVVTALPSLLVFGYGFRGIHALELLSTSAVL, from the coding sequence GTGACGACGTGGATCGAAAGTCCGGGTGGTGGTCGCCAGCGAGGACTGCTGGGTCTCGTTCGGGCGTGGATAACAGTGATCGTTCGTCCACGGCGCTTTTTTCGTGATAATATCGCAGCAGGCGATCAGGCACCGGGTCTCGTGTTTGCAATTGCCGTCACGCTAATTCACACTGCAACTCGATTCGCGTTTGCTTCCCCGTCTGAGACACGCTCTGTCCCCGTGCTTGCACTCATTCTCCTTTTGGTGGCACTGTTAGTAACGCCAGTCGCGCTGCATCTCGTTGCTGCGCTTGAGACTGCATTGCTCATCCCCCTCGCCAAATCGCGCGGTGGTGTGAGCCAGACGGTTCAGGTAATTGCCTACGCTGTTGCACCATGCGCGCTGTCTGGTGTTTCTCTTCGTACGCTGTGTGTACTGCCTGATACGGCCCTCTGTTCGCTGTCCGGTGTCATTGTCCCCGTGTTGTGGCTTACCACTGCGGTCTACGGCGCCGCTCTTCTCGTGATCGGAACTGTCGTTGTCCACGACACATCTGTCCCACGAGCCGTCGTGGTGACAGCCCTCCCGTCACTACTCGTGTTCGGATACGGCTTTCGCGGTATCCATGCACTGGAACTGCTCAGCACAAGCGCGGTTCTTTGA
- a CDS encoding tRNA uridine(34) 5-carboxymethylaminomethyl modification radical SAM/GNAT enzyme Elp3, whose product MSTHPTETDAFERVCEALVERILAGEVGREDLESAKLDVCSEYSAPKVPKNSELLDFVGNERREELEPVLRRKPVRTASGVSPVAIMTSPHMCPHGKCLYCPGGPASEFSSSQSYTGHEPAAARGVQNDYDPYGQVTLRLEQLRQIGHPVDKVELILMGGTMTARSHDYQEWFVKRALEAMNDYDVTKEPEPAEDVSFAQDPDEYEFRYLEDVIAENETTDVRNIGTTFETKPDWCDPEQIDRMLALGGTKVELGVQTTYERINREMHRGHGIQASIDANRRLRNAGFKVGFHMMPGQPGMTMEMCREDFRQLFDSPEWRPDYLKIYPTLVVRDTITYDMWRRDEYDPLTNDQAADLVAEIKSMIPKYTRLQRVQRDIPADFIDAGVWKSNLRQLARKRMDEHGWTCDCIRCREVGMNDEDPDQIERDVMTYEASAGTEHFISYEDPENDLLIGFCRLRFPENTVRNELQDAALVRELHVYGNEIGVGKENESEEYQHKGYGRKLLQHAERMAHDAGYEKLSVISGIGVRQYYREKLGYYQDGPYVSKQI is encoded by the coding sequence ATGAGTACGCATCCGACCGAAACCGACGCGTTCGAGCGAGTGTGTGAGGCGTTAGTCGAACGTATTCTCGCTGGCGAGGTCGGGCGTGAAGACCTCGAATCGGCCAAGCTCGATGTTTGTTCTGAGTACTCTGCTCCGAAAGTTCCGAAGAACTCTGAACTACTAGATTTCGTCGGAAATGAGCGACGTGAAGAACTCGAACCCGTTCTCCGTCGAAAGCCTGTCAGAACTGCTTCCGGTGTCTCACCGGTTGCGATTATGACATCACCGCACATGTGCCCGCACGGGAAGTGTCTCTACTGTCCCGGTGGGCCTGCCTCGGAGTTCTCCTCCTCACAAAGTTATACGGGCCACGAACCCGCGGCTGCCCGCGGTGTACAGAACGACTACGACCCGTACGGACAGGTTACGCTCCGACTGGAACAGTTGCGTCAGATCGGTCATCCTGTCGATAAGGTCGAACTCATCTTGATGGGTGGAACGATGACCGCTCGCTCACACGACTACCAAGAATGGTTCGTCAAACGCGCGCTTGAGGCGATGAACGACTACGACGTGACCAAAGAGCCGGAACCGGCAGAGGATGTGAGCTTCGCGCAGGATCCTGACGAATACGAGTTCCGGTATCTCGAAGATGTCATCGCCGAGAATGAGACGACAGACGTCCGAAACATCGGAACCACATTCGAAACCAAGCCCGACTGGTGTGATCCCGAACAGATCGACCGGATGCTCGCGCTCGGGGGGACGAAAGTCGAACTCGGAGTACAGACGACGTACGAACGCATTAATCGAGAGATGCACCGCGGCCACGGCATTCAAGCCTCGATCGATGCCAACCGTCGCCTGCGGAACGCGGGCTTCAAAGTCGGGTTCCACATGATGCCCGGTCAACCGGGGATGACGATGGAAATGTGTCGCGAGGACTTCCGACAACTCTTCGACAGCCCAGAGTGGCGACCCGACTACCTGAAGATCTATCCGACACTCGTCGTCAGAGACACGATAACGTATGACATGTGGCGTCGTGACGAGTATGACCCGCTGACTAACGATCAGGCGGCGGATCTCGTCGCAGAAATCAAGTCGATGATTCCGAAATACACTCGCCTCCAACGAGTCCAACGCGACATCCCCGCAGACTTCATCGACGCGGGCGTCTGGAAGTCGAATCTCCGCCAATTGGCCCGCAAGCGTATGGACGAACACGGCTGGACGTGCGATTGTATCCGCTGTCGTGAGGTCGGGATGAACGACGAAGATCCGGACCAAATCGAACGTGACGTGATGACCTACGAGGCAAGCGCCGGAACCGAGCACTTCATCAGCTACGAAGATCCCGAAAACGACCTCCTGATCGGATTCTGTCGGCTCCGTTTCCCTGAGAATACCGTTCGCAACGAACTGCAAGACGCGGCACTCGTCCGAGAGCTACACGTCTACGGCAATGAGATCGGTGTTGGGAAAGAAAACGAGAGCGAGGAGTACCAACACAAAGGCTACGGCAGAAAACTCCTTCAACACGCAGAACGCATGGCCCACGATGCTGGCTACGAGAAACTGAGTGTCATCAGCGGTATCGGTGTTCGACAGTACTACCGCGAGAAGCTCGGATACTATCAAGACGGTCCATACGTCTCGAAACAGATCTGA
- a CDS encoding NAD(P)/FAD-dependent oxidoreductase, which translates to MERVAIIGAGVAGAGVVFSLQRTGNSTSVFEKSSTIGGRAATHSMNDCSYDFGANYVKSDDPIAEELITETLDTDGLVDIDAPVWTFSADGTISQGDERDEHKWTYEDGIEQLPQRLFAQTDATIFRDTPVQTVAHEQGRWSLASESGEDLGTFDTLVLTPPAPRSAELIEEMHWDHTLRDELATTIGDIEYRTIYSVLLHYPFELERPYYALINTDREHEIGWVSREECKSNHIPDGESLLVVQMAPDWSARRMNSASVSDSDSDSNSEMNALTVAELTADLLDDDRLASPDWTDARNWQHALPDTDPGADLDSNSETSARSRAERHGLYLAGDWLAGDGRIHLALNSGLETGERIDL; encoded by the coding sequence ATGGAACGAGTTGCCATCATCGGTGCCGGTGTGGCAGGCGCCGGCGTCGTATTTTCCCTACAAAGAACTGGTAATTCTACTTCAGTCTTCGAAAAGTCCTCCACCATCGGTGGGCGTGCGGCAACCCACAGCATGAACGACTGTTCCTACGATTTCGGTGCGAACTACGTCAAGAGTGATGACCCGATTGCCGAGGAGCTCATCACTGAAACACTTGATACCGACGGTCTCGTGGACATCGATGCGCCGGTGTGGACGTTCAGTGCGGATGGAACCATCTCGCAGGGAGATGAGAGGGACGAACACAAATGGACCTACGAGGATGGCATTGAACAGCTCCCACAACGATTGTTCGCACAGACAGATGCGACAATATTCCGAGACACACCGGTCCAAACGGTCGCCCACGAACAGGGGCGTTGGTCACTCGCCTCCGAATCGGGCGAGGATCTCGGCACGTTCGATACGCTTGTGCTTACTCCCCCGGCTCCACGCTCGGCCGAACTCATCGAGGAAATGCACTGGGACCACACTCTCCGTGATGAACTCGCGACAACCATTGGCGACATCGAGTACCGAACGATCTACAGTGTGCTCTTACACTACCCATTCGAGTTGGAGCGACCGTATTACGCTCTCATCAACACCGACCGAGAGCACGAAATCGGATGGGTGTCACGCGAGGAATGCAAATCCAACCACATCCCTGACGGCGAATCCCTCCTCGTCGTCCAGATGGCACCGGACTGGTCTGCCCGACGGATGAACAGTGCATCAGTCTCGGATTCAGATTCAGATTCAAATTCTGAGATGAACGCACTCACTGTCGCTGAACTCACTGCTGATCTGTTGGATGACGACCGACTCGCATCGCCCGACTGGACTGATGCGCGAAACTGGCAACACGCGCTTCCCGACACCGACCCCGGTGCCGATCTTGATTCAAATTCTGAAACCAGCGCTCGGAGCCGTGCGGAGCGGCACGGACTCTATCTCGCTGGTGACTGGCTGGCTGGCGACGGACGCATCCACCTCGCTCTGAATAGCGGTCTCGAAACGGGTGAGCGGATTGATCTTTAG
- a CDS encoding MBL fold metallo-hydrolase, producing MRRLRADVWLLELGWAAPLGSNAYLIDDGIDPETGERSERMDSGTSDNERGGGGDEGEVTLIDTGLRYSRRSLREELAAAGYEPADIDRVLLTHYDLDHTGGLDTISVDCPVYLGERDIALLEGERPLPLAHHKGLFHRFARRFFPLPADIDLRSVSDGERIGRFTAYHTPGHNPGHMVYIHDAGAAFLGDLVWENDGELTTPFWGDSYDMRRLRESVKKLARDSSSFDLICTGHGAPFTEDGHDKLQELADQL from the coding sequence ATGCGACGTCTCCGCGCTGACGTCTGGTTGCTTGAGCTCGGTTGGGCTGCACCCCTCGGTTCGAACGCATATCTCATCGATGACGGTATCGATCCAGAGACCGGCGAGCGTAGCGAGAGAATGGATTCGGGTACGAGTGATAACGAGCGTGGGGGTGGTGGGGATGAGGGTGAAGTCACACTCATCGACACTGGACTTCGGTACAGCCGTCGATCGCTGCGCGAAGAGCTCGCTGCTGCAGGATACGAGCCTGCAGACATTGACCGTGTGCTTCTCACTCACTACGATCTCGATCACACGGGCGGTCTCGATACGATATCGGTCGACTGCCCGGTTTATCTCGGAGAGCGCGATATTGCGTTGCTAGAAGGTGAGCGGCCGCTTCCTCTCGCTCATCACAAAGGTCTCTTCCATCGGTTTGCCCGCCGATTCTTCCCTCTCCCTGCGGACATCGATCTTCGAAGCGTCAGTGATGGTGAGCGCATTGGTCGTTTTACGGCCTATCACACGCCGGGACACAATCCGGGCCACATGGTGTACATTCACGACGCTGGTGCGGCCTTTCTCGGTGATCTTGTTTGGGAAAATGATGGCGAACTGACGACACCATTTTGGGGTGATTCGTACGACATGCGACGGCTTCGTGAGAGCGTCAAGAAACTCGCCCGCGACAGCTCTTCGTTCGATCTCATCTGCACTGGTCATGGAGCGCCGTTCACCGAGGATGGTCACGACAAGCTGCAGGAGCTTGCAGACCAGTTGTAG
- a CDS encoding MBL fold metallo-hydrolase: MPETISRPKRLVHTMPTELVDDVYEITCAETPNGHIRAYLVDGTHPTLFDSGLPDSTEALIEGIDATAITPERLVITHTDQDHIGGLAAVIEKYGVETYLPAGSELAGERTDTVYSEGDKISGFVALHMPGHRSHQHVLVNETREIAVLGDAVSGADQRGLPAGYFHLPPGMYSEDLILAEESVGKLLDYEFEVGLVYHGSSVTENARDTLEAYVGGFVD, encoded by the coding sequence ATGCCCGAAACGATTAGTCGCCCAAAGCGTCTCGTACACACGATGCCGACCGAACTCGTAGACGACGTATACGAAATCACTTGCGCTGAAACGCCCAACGGACACATCCGCGCGTATCTCGTCGACGGCACTCATCCGACGCTGTTTGACAGTGGTCTTCCCGATTCGACCGAGGCACTCATCGAGGGCATTGACGCGACAGCCATCACGCCTGAACGGCTCGTCATCACGCACACCGATCAGGATCACATCGGTGGTCTCGCTGCCGTAATTGAGAAGTACGGCGTCGAGACGTACCTCCCCGCCGGGAGCGAACTGGCTGGCGAGCGTACAGACACAGTGTATAGTGAGGGTGACAAAATCAGCGGATTCGTGGCCCTACACATGCCCGGCCACCGCTCTCACCAGCACGTCTTGGTGAACGAAACACGGGAAATCGCTGTCCTTGGTGATGCGGTGAGCGGTGCGGATCAACGAGGACTTCCTGCCGGATACTTTCATCTTCCACCGGGAATGTATTCGGAGGACCTGATTCTCGCCGAAGAAAGCGTGGGGAAGCTCCTCGATTACGAGTTCGAGGTCGGCCTCGTCTACCACGGATCCTCGGTGACGGAGAATGCACGAGACACACTCGAAGCGTACGTCGGTGGCTTCGTCGATTGA